Part of the Rothia mucilaginosa genome, GGCTGCGGCGATGCAGGTGACTGCCTCTCCGGTGCGCACCCTGATCCTGTCGGTGCTGTTCGCGGAGGCGTCCATCGTGGGCGGTATTCTGCTGGCTCTTGCCGGTTCGCTGCCGATTAGCCCCTATGTGACCAGTATTTCCTTCCTGATTTACGTGGTGTGCCGTGTGATTGGTGGCGTGAAGCGCCGCCATAGCGCGTCGGGCCGCCAGCTGGCTGAGAAGGCATAAGACCTATAGAAAGAGCCCCACCTCGGGAATGAGGTGGGGCTCTTTCGTTGTCGTGCATAGGTGCCGCGGTGAAGGGGGATGTCCCGGTGCGGCGTGGGCTTAGTCCGTGTGGGGTTGTGTAGCCCTGTCCAGATGCCCTGTGTGTCGTGCTGTTGCGGCGTCAAAGATCTTTGAAGGCGTCAATCTTTGAAAGCGCATGTCTTTGAAAGCGCCGTATCCTTCGTTGAGAAGGTTTTCCCTCGAGGGGGGCTCCTCAGAATGAGGGGCTTAGGGGTTGCGGCTTAGCCTGCAATGTTAGCGTGCAGTGCCGCCCTGCGATTCTTCCTCGCGACGTGCCAAAGTGCAGTCCGGGCAGTAACCGGTCACTTCAACCACGTGCTCCAGCTCCGAGAAGCCGTGCTGCTTGCCCATCGCCAGTGCCCAATCCTCAAGGGCGGGTGCTTCCAGCTCAATGGCGGTGCCGCATCGGCGGCAGAGCAGGTGGTGGTGGTGATCTTTCACCCGGCAGTGGCGGTACAGAGTCTCACCCTCAATACCCTTGACCGAGTCCAGCTCACCGGCGTTAGCCAGCGACTGCAGCACGCGGTAGGTGGTTGCGAGAGAGACCTGTTCCTTGCGGTTCGCGAGGATCAGGTGCAGATCCTGTGCTGAGATGAAATCGCCGAGCTCTTCCATGGTCGCCTTGATGATGCGACGCTGGCGGGTATTTCGGGCTTCGGCGGGCTTCGTAATTCTCCGTACGGGAATATGAGTGTCCATTGCTGAACCTTTCGGGGTGGAGATCCGCCCCATTGTGTGGTCGATCTTGTCTTACGACTTTACACTAGAGGCGTTCAAAAGGTGGTTGATTTGCGCTTTATCTCAAAAATTGAAGTTACCAACAGGCACGAATGAGGGTTAACGGTAGACTAAAACTATGAAAATGACGAAGTACACCCACTCATGTATCCGCCTTGAGAATGAGGGGCGCACCCTCGTTCTTGACCCCGGCAACTTTGCCGCTGAAGGTGAGCATGCCACCGCGCTGGAAGGCGCCGATTACCTGTTCGTGACCCACGCGCATCCGGATCATTTTGATGGCCCGTCGGTGCTGCCGCTGATTGCTCAGCGCGCCGAGTCGCAGACCCCGTTGAAGATTTGGGCTCCCGAGGCTGTTGCCCAGGTCATTAAGGAGGCTGTGCCCGCTGCCGAGGTCACCGTTGTTTCCTCTGATTCTGAGTTCAGCATCCCCGGTTTTGAGGTGAAGACCTACGGTGGTCAGCACGCTCTGATTCACCCGCTGATCCAGACCATCGCCAATGTTGGTTACCTGATTAACGGTGTAGTGTACCATCCGGGCGATTCGCTGGTGGTTCCTCACCGCGTGCGTGCGAATACCGTTCTGGTGCCGATTCACGCCCCCTGGTCGAAGGTTCAGGAAGTCATCGATTTTGTGATTGCGACCGGCGCTCAGCGTGTGATTCCGATTCACAACGGCATGATTAACCAGAACGGCACCGGCATTATTGAGGGCCTGGTGACGAACTTCGGCGCGAAGTACGGCACGGAGCTGAAGCACTTGAACCCCGGTGAGAGCATTGAGGTTGAGGCGTAAGCCTGACCGTTGAGCTTCAACCGCGCCGATGACGGCGCATGAAGGAGAGTATTGTGAGCACGATTTTTAACAAGATTATTGAGGGTGAGATTCCCGGCCGCTTCGTCTGGAAGGACGAGCACTGCGTCGCCTTCCTGGACATCATGCCCCTGTCGGAAGGTCACCTGCTGCTCGTTCCCCGCGCTGAGGTCGACCGTTGGCCCGACCTTCCCGAGGAGCTGGCAGCGCACCTGTTCGCTGTGGCGCATAAGATTTCTGGTGCCCTGGACCAGGCCTTTGATAAGGACCGTGTGGCTCTGATGATTGCGGGCTTCGACGTTCCGCACACCCACATCCACCTGTTCCCGGCTGACGGCATGGCTGATTACGATCCCGCTAACGCGAAGAAGGACGCAACCGCCGAAGAGCTGGATGCGGCCGCTGAGAAGGTGCGTGCCGCCCTGCGCGAGCGCGGCCACGGTGAGTTCGTGCCCGAGGCATAAGCGCTTCCCGCAGCATAGTGTGTAGCTACTTAACACGAAGGAGCCGTCCTCTACAGGTTGAACTGTAGAGGACGGCTCCTTCGTCGTTATACCCAAACGGGCGAGAAGTTTAGTGCTTTTCAGCCTTGGAGATTTGCTCAGCCAGGTCCTCGGGGGAGAGGTTAGCGGAGGAGAACTCGGGGGTCAGCGGCAGGTGCAGCTGCAGACCGGTACCGGGGCAAATCTCGACCTTTGCGGAGCGCAACTTGAAGTCGACCACGTGGCCGCCGCGGGTGCGCTCGTCATCGATGAAGTGGGCGTGGCAGCCGGGCACCGAAATGCCCTGCTCATAGATGGGGGTGCGGAAGCCAACGATCGTGCCGGTCACGTTATCGAACTGGACGATGTCTTCGTTCTCGGTGGCGGCAACCATCTTCGGGTAGGGCTTTTCCTGCTTCTTCACGGTGCGGGTGCGGACCCACTCGAACTCGCCGTAAATTTTGATGGCGTACATGTAGTTTTTGGAGACGGTGAAGTCATCCAGAATGTGCGAGGCAGACTTACGCAGCAGGTTCAGCGGCAGTTCGCGCTTAATCATGGGCACGAAGTTGGTGACCACGGCGTAGGGGGTCTGCTGGCGCAGGTCGGGCAGAGACACGGAACCGTCGTGACGCACCTGGTAGCAGACGCCGTCGAGGACGACCATTTCGCCGTCGAGGCCGTTGAAGGTACCCACACCGAAGTTGCCGTGGCTCAGGAGCTCACCGATGGTCATCTCGCCATCGTAGATGCCGTCCAGCAGCTGGGACATGAGGCCGGTCTGAAAAACTTCGTTACGGAAAACAGTTTCACCGTTTAGGATGGTCGGCTGATATGCCATGAGATTTCTCCTCGTTACAGTGGATGCGGCGTCAGACGGGTCGGTCGGTCATCGGCGATACTCGCCCCAGCAGATGCTGAAAAGGGGAGGGCGGTGGGGAGAACACGGCGTTCGATGTCGTTTCTCGCGGAATTCGTAGGTGCCGCTGGCCGGGCGCACGCACTTTCATTGTACGCCCGTGTAGGAAGAACCCTGGGACTAGCGGGTACGACATCTTATGATGTGACCCTTGCACGGATCACCCAGGTGCGGA contains:
- a CDS encoding Fur family transcriptional regulator; this encodes MDTHIPVRRITKPAEARNTRQRRIIKATMEELGDFISAQDLHLILANRKEQVSLATTYRVLQSLANAGELDSVKGIEGETLYRHCRVKDHHHHLLCRRCGTAIELEAPALEDWALAMGKQHGFSELEHVVEVTGYCPDCTLARREEESQGGTAR
- a CDS encoding MBL fold metallo-hydrolase, with amino-acid sequence MKMTKYTHSCIRLENEGRTLVLDPGNFAAEGEHATALEGADYLFVTHAHPDHFDGPSVLPLIAQRAESQTPLKIWAPEAVAQVIKEAVPAAEVTVVSSDSEFSIPGFEVKTYGGQHALIHPLIQTIANVGYLINGVVYHPGDSLVVPHRVRANTVLVPIHAPWSKVQEVIDFVIATGAQRVIPIHNGMINQNGTGIIEGLVTNFGAKYGTELKHLNPGESIEVEA
- a CDS encoding HIT family protein; translated protein: MSTIFNKIIEGEIPGRFVWKDEHCVAFLDIMPLSEGHLLLVPRAEVDRWPDLPEELAAHLFAVAHKISGALDQAFDKDRVALMIAGFDVPHTHIHLFPADGMADYDPANAKKDATAEELDAAAEKVRAALRERGHGEFVPEA
- the budA gene encoding acetolactate decarboxylase, which produces MAYQPTILNGETVFRNEVFQTGLMSQLLDGIYDGEMTIGELLSHGNFGVGTFNGLDGEMVVLDGVCYQVRHDGSVSLPDLRQQTPYAVVTNFVPMIKRELPLNLLRKSASHILDDFTVSKNYMYAIKIYGEFEWVRTRTVKKQEKPYPKMVAATENEDIVQFDNVTGTIVGFRTPIYEQGISVPGCHAHFIDDERTRGGHVVDFKLRSAKVEICPGTGLQLHLPLTPEFSSANLSPEDLAEQISKAEKH